In Nitratireductor thuwali, a genomic segment contains:
- a CDS encoding extracellular solute-binding protein → MTWSHPRGYDPMVACSAIWKRTKGVEIVWDKRSLQDFESFPVEELARQYDLIVIDHPHVGQITEEGCLAPLDVAGREAERAALASGSVGRSYASYQWPGDRRQARQWAFPIDAAAQVQAYRPDLIDAAPKRWEDVVQLAHEGRVLLPLRPPHSLMSFYTLAANLGRACANEGPGALIEEAAGRKVYDLLAELAGLVGPACFEMDPIAVSEAMAAPDSAIASAPLIYGYVNYAMSGFRPRRLAFADIPAAGPDGPKGSAIGGTGIAVSAFGANVEAAIDFAYWIAGAEVQRGPFPAAGGQPGHAAGWEDDAVNAATSDFYRNTRQTLEHGWLRPRHNGYMAFQQEASDRLNEGLRDGEEAAGVIGDLNAMFAASFGR, encoded by the coding sequence ATGACCTGGAGCCACCCTCGCGGCTATGACCCAATGGTCGCCTGCTCGGCGATCTGGAAGCGGACCAAAGGCGTCGAGATAGTCTGGGACAAGCGCTCGCTGCAGGATTTCGAATCCTTTCCCGTCGAAGAGCTTGCCCGGCAATACGACCTGATCGTCATCGACCATCCCCATGTCGGCCAGATCACCGAGGAAGGATGTCTTGCCCCGCTTGACGTGGCGGGCCGCGAGGCCGAACGGGCGGCGCTGGCCTCAGGCAGCGTCGGCCGATCCTATGCCAGCTATCAATGGCCCGGCGATCGGCGGCAGGCCCGGCAATGGGCCTTCCCCATCGACGCCGCGGCTCAGGTGCAGGCCTATCGGCCCGACCTCATCGATGCGGCGCCAAAGCGGTGGGAAGATGTGGTGCAGCTGGCGCACGAGGGCCGCGTCTTGCTGCCGCTGAGGCCTCCGCATTCGCTCATGAGCTTTTATACGCTCGCGGCCAATCTGGGCCGTGCCTGCGCCAATGAAGGCCCGGGCGCGCTCATCGAGGAAGCGGCAGGACGGAAGGTCTACGACCTGTTGGCCGAACTCGCCGGCCTCGTGGGCCCTGCCTGCTTCGAGATGGACCCCATCGCCGTATCGGAGGCGATGGCCGCACCGGATTCAGCGATCGCGTCGGCGCCGCTGATCTACGGCTACGTCAACTACGCCATGTCCGGCTTCCGGCCCCGCCGCCTTGCCTTCGCCGACATCCCGGCGGCCGGTCCCGACGGCCCGAAAGGGTCGGCCATCGGCGGCACCGGGATCGCGGTTTCGGCGTTCGGCGCGAATGTGGAAGCGGCCATCGACTTCGCCTATTGGATTGCCGGCGCCGAGGTCCAGCGCGGGCCGTTCCCGGCGGCCGGAGGCCAGCCCGGTCACGCCGCCGGCTGGGAGGACGACGCGGTGAACGCGGCCACCAGCGATTTCTACCGCAACACCAGGCAAACGCTGGAGCACGGCTGGCTGCGCCCGCGCCATAACGGCTACATGGCCTTCCAGCAAGAAGCCTCGGACCGGCTGAACGAAGGATTGCGAGACGGCGAGGAAGCGGCGGGTGTCATCGGTGATCTGAACGCAATGTTCGCCGCGAGTTTTGGCCGGTAA